The Paenibacillus sp. RUD330 genome has a segment encoding these proteins:
- a CDS encoding radical SAM protein produces MNLVYADEQGNLYDHPDWIGLGRSGDVVVEIMDEELIPLPEGATLVGLPGTRPVGISSRTGEMEVLPGSYQAVGALLPQGYTRLNLPGYVKADKNAVLPLFGYTSVVWKDGGFHVAAERSDDPERWNPLNCDAKELNVKVEELLAKYPDNRLYKHLSHCALGYECLTASNTFLQRWEGAVPVSYSCNAGCFGCISEQPEDSAFPAPQTRMNFKPTVDEIVEIMLEQLKTPDAIISFGQGCEGEPSTQARIIVEAMKRVREQTSMGYININTNAGLTDFMRAIVDAGLDLMRVSTISALDDHYNAYYKPRAYTLKNVEKSLRYAADQGVYTSINYLIFPGVTDREEEMEAMIEFVRRTDLKLIQMRNLNIDPEAYLNLIPKARGEIYGMKQMLEIFREELPGVVIGSYTHVPPSRLARQR; encoded by the coding sequence CCGATTGGATCGGGCTTGGCCGCAGCGGCGACGTCGTCGTTGAAATCATGGACGAGGAGCTTATCCCCCTTCCGGAGGGAGCGACTCTCGTCGGCCTGCCGGGCACTCGCCCGGTCGGCATCAGCTCCCGCACCGGGGAGATGGAAGTGCTGCCCGGATCCTATCAGGCTGTAGGCGCGCTGCTTCCCCAAGGCTATACGCGGCTTAATCTGCCCGGCTACGTCAAAGCGGACAAAAACGCCGTCCTGCCGCTGTTCGGCTACACCTCCGTCGTCTGGAAGGACGGCGGCTTCCATGTCGCGGCCGAGCGCAGCGACGATCCCGAGCGCTGGAATCCGCTGAACTGCGATGCCAAGGAACTGAACGTGAAGGTGGAGGAGCTGCTGGCGAAATACCCGGACAACAGGCTGTACAAGCATCTGTCCCATTGCGCGCTCGGCTACGAATGCCTCACGGCGTCCAATACGTTCCTGCAGCGCTGGGAAGGAGCCGTCCCGGTTTCCTATTCCTGCAACGCAGGCTGCTTCGGCTGCATTTCCGAGCAGCCGGAGGACAGCGCGTTCCCGGCTCCGCAGACCCGCATGAACTTCAAGCCGACCGTCGACGAAATCGTGGAGATCATGCTGGAGCAGCTGAAGACTCCCGATGCGATCATCAGCTTCGGCCAGGGCTGCGAGGGCGAGCCGTCCACCCAGGCCAGGATCATCGTGGAGGCGATGAAGAGAGTCCGCGAGCAGACGTCGATGGGCTACATCAACATCAACACGAACGCCGGGCTCACGGACTTCATGCGGGCGATCGTCGATGCCGGCCTCGATCTGATGAGGGTGAGCACGATCAGCGCGCTGGACGACCATTACAACGCGTACTACAAGCCTCGGGCCTATACGCTCAAAAATGTGGAGAAGTCCTTGCGTTATGCCGCCGACCAAGGCGTCTACACCTCCATCAACTATCTCATCTTCCCGGGCGTCACCGACCGCGAGGAGGAGATGGAAGCGATGATCGAGTTCGTCCGCCGGACGGATCTCAAGCTGATTCAGATGCGCAACCTCAACATCGATCCGGAAGCGTATCTGAACCTCATTCCGAAGGCGCGCGGAGAGATCTACGGCATGAAGCAGATGCTGGAGATTTTCCGCGAGGAGCTGCCGGGCGTCGTCATCGGCTCGTACACGCATGTGCCGCCGTCCCGGCTGGCGAGGCAACGCTGA
- the rpmE gene encoding 50S ribosomal protein L31: MKEAIHPKYHVTTATCACGNTFETGSVKPNLRVEICSACHPFFTGKQKFLDAGGRVDRFKKKYGI; the protein is encoded by the coding sequence ATGAAAGAGGCTATTCATCCGAAATACCACGTGACTACGGCTACTTGCGCTTGCGGCAACACGTTCGAGACGGGTTCCGTTAAACCGAACCTGCGCGTGGAGATCTGCTCCGCTTGCCACCCGTTCTTCACAGGCAAACAGAAATTCCTGGATGCCGGCGGCCGCGTAGACCGTTTCAAAAAGAAATACGGCATCTAA
- the dnaX gene encoding DNA polymerase III subunit gamma/tau, with amino-acid sequence MTHIALYRAWRPQTFRDMVGQQHIRQTLQNAIREQRIAHAYLFNGPRGTGKTSAAKIFAKAVNCELGPAPEPCNECAACRGITAGTVMDVVEIDAASNRGIDEIREIRDNVRYAPSEVRYKVYIIDEVHMLTTEAFNALLKTLEEPPSHVIFILATTEPHKLPPTIISRCQRFDFRQVSLEEQVERLTEICKEEGIRAEPEAIDYIARLSDGGMRDAISLLEQAAAFGSETITLEGAVDVTGGLAAQQFAGIADAVRDRDAGAILPLVEGLMQAGKSPDKCLENLMYYFRDLLVLKLAPGSAEAMGRVSDPTRFQSMAEGFSADRIFRMIDELNRYHNEMRHAAHPQTLFEVALLKIATMPEGGGQSSDAPATAGAAAPQASPEAGRLLQRIDDLERKIEQLQRAGSAPAAAAPEASASGSAVRGGAGRGGGFGPRSGTGSVRNVKLDPYLAALSSSETAQLRAKWSEVLARVKDARVTVHAWLVDGEPVASTGDSVLVAFKNTIHRETTEKQANRELIEKVLQEAFGRSLSLSTVMQKDWQQASSGAASERASAPLELSHDDPPQAPARPEWVEEAVRLFGEDLVELKKD; translated from the coding sequence TTGACCCATATCGCCTTATACCGTGCTTGGCGTCCTCAGACGTTCCGGGACATGGTAGGACAACAGCATATCAGGCAGACGCTGCAGAACGCCATCCGCGAGCAGCGCATTGCGCATGCTTACTTGTTCAACGGGCCGCGGGGCACGGGCAAGACTTCCGCAGCCAAGATTTTCGCCAAGGCCGTCAACTGCGAGCTCGGACCCGCACCGGAGCCGTGCAACGAATGCGCCGCCTGCCGGGGAATCACCGCCGGCACCGTGATGGATGTCGTGGAGATTGACGCCGCTTCCAACCGCGGCATTGATGAAATCCGCGAGATCAGGGACAATGTAAGATACGCTCCATCGGAAGTGCGATACAAGGTTTATATCATCGACGAAGTCCATATGCTGACTACGGAAGCGTTCAATGCATTGCTCAAGACGCTGGAAGAGCCTCCGAGCCATGTCATCTTCATCTTGGCGACAACCGAGCCGCACAAGCTTCCGCCCACCATCATCTCCCGCTGCCAGCGCTTCGACTTCAGGCAGGTGTCGCTGGAGGAGCAAGTGGAGAGGCTGACCGAGATCTGCAAGGAAGAAGGCATCCGCGCCGAGCCGGAAGCGATCGATTATATCGCCAGGCTGTCCGACGGCGGCATGCGCGATGCGATCAGCCTGCTGGAGCAGGCGGCGGCGTTCGGCTCCGAGACGATCACGCTCGAAGGCGCGGTCGACGTCACCGGGGGCCTCGCCGCGCAGCAGTTCGCGGGCATCGCGGACGCCGTCCGGGACAGGGACGCGGGAGCGATCCTGCCTCTAGTGGAAGGTCTCATGCAAGCGGGAAAAAGCCCGGACAAATGCCTGGAGAACCTCATGTATTATTTCCGGGATCTGCTCGTGCTCAAGCTCGCTCCGGGCAGCGCAGAGGCGATGGGGCGCGTCTCGGATCCTACCCGGTTCCAATCCATGGCCGAAGGGTTTTCGGCCGACCGGATCTTCCGGATGATCGACGAGCTCAACCGCTACCACAACGAGATGAGACATGCCGCTCACCCGCAGACGCTCTTCGAGGTGGCGCTGCTCAAAATCGCCACGATGCCCGAGGGCGGCGGCCAATCTTCGGATGCTCCGGCCACCGCCGGCGCCGCGGCGCCTCAAGCATCTCCAGAGGCAGGACGGCTGCTGCAGCGGATCGACGATCTGGAGCGCAAGATCGAGCAGCTGCAGCGCGCCGGCAGCGCGCCGGCAGCAGCGGCTCCCGAGGCATCCGCTTCCGGCAGCGCCGTTCGGGGAGGAGCGGGCCGCGGAGGCGGATTCGGCCCTCGTTCCGGTACCGGCTCCGTGCGGAACGTCAAGCTCGACCCCTATCTGGCGGCTCTCTCAAGCTCCGAGACCGCTCAGCTCCGGGCAAAATGGAGCGAAGTGCTGGCTCGGGTCAAAGACGCAAGGGTTACGGTCCATGCGTGGCTCGTGGACGGCGAGCCGGTAGCCTCCACCGGCGACTCCGTGCTCGTCGCGTTCAAAAACACGATTCATCGGGAAACGACCGAAAAGCAGGCCAATCGCGAGCTCATCGAGAAAGTGCTTCAGGAAGCCTTCGGCCGCTCCTTGTCTCTGTCCACCGTCATGCAGAAGGACTGGCAGCAGGCGAGCTCCGGCGCCGCTTCGGAACGTGCTTCGGCGCCTCTGGAGCTCAGCCACGACGATCCGCCGCAAGCTCCGGCTCGGCCGGAATGGGTGGAAGAGGCGGTCCGTCTGTTCGGGGAAGACCTGGTCGAGCTGAAGAAGGATTGA
- a CDS encoding YbaB/EbfC family nucleoid-associated protein produces the protein MNNMNQMMKQVKKMQEQMLKAQEELETKNVEGSAGGGVVTAVVNGHKKLISIAIKPEAVDPDDVEMLQDLVLTAVNDAITKADELANKDMGKFTGGMKIPGLF, from the coding sequence ATGAACAACATGAACCAAATGATGAAGCAGGTCAAGAAGATGCAGGAGCAGATGCTCAAGGCTCAAGAGGAGCTTGAAACGAAGAACGTTGAAGGCTCCGCTGGCGGCGGTGTCGTCACGGCTGTCGTGAACGGACACAAGAAGCTGATCAGCATCGCGATCAAGCCGGAAGCGGTCGACCCCGACGATGTGGAAATGCTTCAGGATCTTGTGCTCACAGCCGTCAATGACGCCATCACCAAGGCCGACGAGCTGGCGAACAAGGACATGGGCAAATTCACCGGCGGCATGAAAATTCCCGGCTTGTTCTAA
- the recR gene encoding recombination mediator RecR, protein MYYPEPIAKLIDSFTRLPGIGPKTAARLAFHVLKMKEDDVIDFAKALVSVKRNLHFCSVCCNITDTDPCRICQDKSRDHSSICVVQESRDLVAMERTKEFNGQYHVLQGAISPIEGIGPEEIRIAELLRRLEDERVQELILATNPNIEGEATAMYISRLVRPFGIRVTRIAHGLPVGGDLEYADEVTLSKALEGRREL, encoded by the coding sequence TTGTATTATCCGGAACCCATAGCCAAACTGATCGATTCCTTCACCCGCCTTCCCGGCATCGGGCCGAAGACGGCTGCCAGGCTGGCCTTTCATGTCCTTAAGATGAAGGAAGACGATGTCATCGACTTTGCAAAAGCTCTCGTCAGCGTCAAGCGGAACCTTCATTTTTGTTCCGTCTGCTGCAATATCACCGACACCGACCCTTGCCGGATCTGCCAGGACAAGTCCAGGGACCATTCCTCCATCTGTGTGGTCCAGGAATCCAGAGATCTGGTTGCGATGGAGCGGACCAAGGAATTCAACGGACAGTATCATGTGCTTCAGGGAGCCATCTCTCCGATCGAGGGAATCGGTCCCGAGGAGATCCGGATCGCGGAACTGCTTCGCCGTCTGGAGGACGAGCGGGTGCAGGAGCTCATCCTTGCCACCAACCCCAACATTGAGGGGGAAGCGACCGCTATGTACATTTCGCGGCTCGTACGGCCTTTCGGCATCCGGGTGACGCGGATCGCGCATGGCTTGCCAGTCGGCGGCGATCTGGAATACGCCGATGAGGTGACATTGTCCAAAGCCCTTGAAGGGCGCAGGGAGCTGTAA
- a CDS encoding DUF2508 family protein encodes MAVWMRTGGSQEALAASRVLQAEMELAADREIAREKDEDAVAIGEQQLLSEIAEAHRDWVNAHYHFEQAEGSDQIDYAVYAIEAAQKRYEMLLRQAKRMNANAPAWRKGVPG; translated from the coding sequence ATGGCGGTATGGATGCGAACGGGAGGCAGCCAGGAGGCGCTGGCGGCAAGCCGGGTGCTGCAGGCGGAGATGGAGCTGGCGGCAGACAGGGAGATTGCCCGGGAAAAAGACGAGGATGCAGTCGCAATCGGAGAGCAGCAGCTGCTGAGTGAAATTGCGGAGGCGCACCGGGATTGGGTCAATGCTCATTATCATTTCGAGCAGGCCGAAGGCTCCGATCAGATCGACTACGCGGTATATGCAATAGAAGCCGCGCAAAAGCGATATGAAATGCTGCTTCGTCAAGCGAAGCGCATGAACGCCAACGCCCCGGCCTGGAGAAAGGGGGTGCCGGGATGA
- a CDS encoding pro-sigmaK processing inhibitor BofA family protein, with translation MKWIWLSILVVSGMLLLATIVRNRISWSWLSRFSIHLTAAAAVLYLLNQTGLVPGVHIPLNPATIGTAVLLGVPGIAALAGLQAVLF, from the coding sequence ATGAAATGGATCTGGCTCTCCATTCTCGTTGTATCCGGAATGCTTCTGCTCGCAACGATTGTAAGAAACCGCATATCGTGGTCGTGGCTGTCGCGGTTCTCCATTCATCTGACGGCTGCGGCCGCCGTCCTGTATCTGCTCAACCAGACGGGACTCGTTCCGGGTGTCCACATTCCTCTCAATCCGGCTACCATCGGCACGGCCGTGCTGCTCGGGGTTCCGGGAATCGCGGCATTGGCCGGCCTCCAGGCCGTCTTGTTCTAG